Proteins from a genomic interval of Cyprinus carpio isolate SPL01 chromosome A21, ASM1834038v1, whole genome shotgun sequence:
- the LOC109056682 gene encoding BRCA1-A complex subunit Abraxas 1 has product MEEFNTTVRISGFVLSSLMFQHLNADADVEGLILGESVGEENCRITDSQIDHIQFEHTINIQKHVPCHNLHSFYSNVGDVSEEKIRQILSDYKEENVIGWYRQRRNSRQQMTFMEQVIHRNMRKILSSQELVFMLLTPCQATASGSTHRLEFSAFTWHSSQYINIPISVSNLGNLEQQDYWRVSGTCPSLGESQAVNRHRTKFFCSGDDLKEVGNINNMNDALLGEMQKVCEGVEKSERAVEKLREDITQLKEAIRNQKRNSEKNETQKRPSPDEPNENVLLCSALRTLFPDAPSLQTQTLTVQGFPVLELCCNTNHNIDIPTKLPLILENQHTKRKDTAPRLRKKCLVASYPQRLKRKRKTNDTSELASESGSDTEVEMNGQSRSNSPLF; this is encoded by the exons ATGGAGGAATTCAACACAACCGTCCGTATATCGGGTTTCGTATTGAGTTCACTCATGTTTCAACATTTGAACGCTGATGCGGATGTG GAAGGTCTTATTCTTGGAGAAAGTGTGGGAGAGGAGAACTGTAGGATCACAGACTCACAAATTGATCACATACAGTTTGAGCACACTATAA ataTTCAGAAACACGTCCCTTGTCATAATCTCCATAG CTTCTACAGTAATGTTGGTGATGTGAGTGAGGAGAAAATAAGACAAATTTTGTCTGATTACAAAGAG GAGAATGTGATTGGTTGGTACAGACAACGAAGAAATTCCAGACAGCAAATGACCTTCATGGAACAAGTGATTCATCGGAATATGAGAAAGATTCTGTCCAGTCAGGAACTTGTTTTTATGCTGCTCACACCGTGTCAGGCAACAGCATCAGGCTCTACCCATCGCCTTGAGTTCTCTGCTTTCACTTGGCACAGCAG CCAGTACATCAACATCCCCATCTCGGTGAGCAACCTGGGAAACCTTGAACAGCAGGACTACTGGAGAGTGTCAGGCACGTGTCCATCTTTAGGAGAGAGTCAAGCTGTTAATCGACACAG gacaAAATTCTTCTGCTCAGGGGATGATTTAAAAGAGGTCGGAAATATCAACAACATGAATGATGCCTTGTTAGGAGAAATGCAG AAAGTGTGTGAGGGAGTGGAGAAGAGTGAAAGAGCGGTAGAGAAGCTTCGAGAAGACATCACACAGCTCAAGGAGGCGATCAGGAATCAGAAGAGAAACTCGGAGAAAAATGAAA CCCAAAAACGCCCCTCTCCAGATGAACCCAACGAGAATGTTCTTCTGTGCTCAGCTCTCAGAACACTCTTCCCCGATGCGCCTTCATTACAGACACAAACCCTCACTGTTCAGGGCTTCCCTGTATTAGAACTGTGCTGTAATACAAACCATAACATTGATATTCCCACCAAGCTGCCTCTGATTCTGGAGAATCAACACACTAAGAGGAAGGACACAGCCCCCCGACTCAGGAAAAAATGCCTCGTCGCTAGTTATCCTCAAAGACTTAAAAGGAAGAGGAAAACTAATGATACCAGCGAGTTGGCCTCCGAGAGCGGGTCAGATACAGAGGTTGAGATGAACGGACAGAGCAGAAGTAACTCTCCTCTCTTTTAA
- the LOC109056699 gene encoding 28S ribosomal protein S18c, mitochondrial-like, translating into MFALSFSRLLLQALPKQPVTPRATAQCIRSLTSQQEPLKKGDMPIKMENPYKTPPKTCILCNITVDFKNVQLLSQFISPHTGRIYGRHITGLCGRKQKEVSKAIKKARSMGFMSVTLKDPQFIKDPDICGIKHFE; encoded by the exons ATGTTTGCCCTTTCTTTTAGTCGCCTGTTATTACAGGCTCTTCCCAAGCAACCGGTCACACCTAGGGCTACAG CACAATGCATCAGAAGCCTGACATCTCAGCAAGAACCTCTTAAGAAAGGTGAtatg CCTATCAAAATGGAAAATCCATACAAGACCCCCCCGAAAACTTGCATCCTGTGCAATATAACTGTAGACTTCAAAAACGTTCAG TTGTTGTCTCAGTTCATTTCACCACACACAGGTAGAATATATGGCAGACACATAACAG GCTTGTGTGGTCGAAAGCAGAAAGAAGTATCGAAGGCAATAAAGAAAGCTCGTTCAATGG GTTTTATGTCAGTCACTCTGAAGGATCCACAGTTTATTAAAGACCCTGATATTTGTggtatcaaacattttgaatga
- the LOC109056683 gene encoding helicase POLQ-like: MYSDKHMHEIVVKRNSSSRKRSRDGLKSHITTAKKRSSVTSETCSTVEGHTYTQDMSENKGTELCCSDNEDLFEGYDSIVGDSSFLAKLEDVELQMRQCHDQQTPNACEDDLSDSILAEDFRDLTSRALPSSQLEFQKAVTTPHKSPSRGAHNTSTPDLVNPKPAVNHADLNVNKPPPKARRSMKDHLKKVLIDNAATSSTVSKTVQQKEAVMTEEMSFAMRAIESISAEQDLGPFFGLPSKVKDLILILKGIQNLYEWQETCLSLDSVQQRRNLIYSLPTSGGKTLVAEILILKELLCRKKDALLILPYISLVQEKVRGLSSFGIELDFMVEEYAGSKGRFPPVKRRNKNSLYITTIEKGHSLVNSLIENDRLDNIGLVVVDELHMLGDGSRGAILEMTLSKILYMSKSTQIIGMSATLGNVGDLQTFLKAENYTNDFRPVELKEYVKIKDSIYEVDPREETCFSFSRLLDFKYSSGMQKMDPDRIIALATEVIPQQSCLIFCATKKNCENLAGMICKYLNKEFLKHREAEKATLLGELKSSGNGSLCPVLQKTVPFGLAYHHSGLTSDERKLVEEAYSSGVLCLLTCTSTLAAGINLPARRVILRSPYVAAEFLKRSQYKQMVGRAGRAGIDAMGESIPNHNKKHITNAKKLLSAPMEKCYSNLLHDGGRGLLSLVLSLIGLKITTTVEQVRDFMKGTLLSVQEAQVSPERSLWDLTVESIETLKQKSLIEVSADVNNQTILQITRLGRATFKGSVDLSCCDLLYRDLSKGLEGLLLNSFLHLVYLITPYDMVHQCKPDWMIYFRQFTNLSAAEQKMATAVGVPESFVARMAAGQSVRKSMDILVVNRLYLALVLYSLLKETNLWNVSDRFQLTRGFVQTLLSSASAFGSSVLHFTEELEEFWAYKALLSELTRRLTYCVQAELIPLMEVAGVMEHRAKQLYNAGYKTLAHLANADPQILVQTIENLFKRQANQIIASAKMLIKEKAEALQEEVDDLLMLPSDLPSL; encoded by the exons ATGTATTCTGACAAGCACATGCACGAGATTGTGGTAAAGCGCAACTCTTCCTCAAGAAAGAGATCAAGGGATGGACTGAAAAGTCACATCACTACAGCCAAGAAGCGGTCCAGTGTCACATCAGAAACATGCTCTACTGTTGAAGGACACACTTATACTCAAGACATGAGTGAGAATAAAGGCACAGAGCTG tgCTGCAGTGACAACGAGGACTTATTTGAGGGTTATGACAGCATTGTGGGTGACAGCTCCTTTCTGGCTAAGCTTGAAGATGTGGAACTCCAAATGAGGCAGTGCCACGACCAGCAGACTCCGAATGCCTGTGAGGATGATCTTTCAGACTCAATCTTAGCAGAGGATTTCAGAGATTTAACATCCAGAGCTTTGCCGAGCTCTCAGCTTGAATTTCAAAAAGCTGTCACGACCCCCCACAAAAGCCCCTCCAGGGGTGCACATAACACCTCTACCCCTGATTTGGTGAATCCCAAGCCAGCTGTCAATCATGCAGATCTCAACGTCAACAAGCCACCCCCAAAGGCCAGAAGAAGCATGAAAGATCATCTTAAGAAAGTACTGATAGACAATGCAGCAACATCCAGTACTGTCTCCAAGACAGTACAACAAAAGGAAGCTGTGATGACTGAAGAAATGAGTTTTGCCATGCGGGCTATAGAATCCATATCAGCTGAGCAGGACCTGGGCCCTTTTTTTGGTCTCCCATCCAAAGTTAAAGACCTTATTTTGATATTAAAGGGAATCCAAAACTTGTATG AATGGCAGGAGACATGTTTGAGCCTGGATTCGGTGCAACAAAGGAGAAATCTAATTTATTCTTTACCAACAAGTGGAGGAAAGACTCTAGTGGCAGAGATTCTCATATTAAAAGAGCTCTTGTGTAGAAAGAAAGATGCACTGCTTATTTTGCCATACATATCCTTGGTTCAGGAAAag GTTCGAGGGCTGTCTAGCTTTGGAATTGAGTTAGACTTCATGGTCGAGGAGTATGCTGGCAGTAAAGGGAGGTTTCCTCCAGTCAAGAGAAGAAATAAAAACTCTCTGTACATCACCACTATTGAGAAGGGACACAGTCTTGTCAATTCACTGATTGAGAATGACCGTCTAGACAATATTGGCCTGGTTGTTGTGGATGAG ctccATATGCTTGGTGATGGGAGCAGGGGGGCAATTCTTGAAATGACTTTGTCAAAGATTCTGTACATGAGCA AATCCACCCAAATTATTGGTATGAGTGCAACATTAGGTAACGTGGGAGATCTTCAGACCTTCCTGAAAGCTGAAAACTACACCAATGACTTCAGACCT GTTGAGCTGAAAGAGTATGTAAAAATAAAGGACAGCATATACGAAGTTGACCCAAGGGAAGAGACATGCTTCAGTTTCTCAAGACTCCTAGATTTTAAG TACTCCAGTGGAATGCAGAAAATGGATCCTGACCGCATCATAGCTCTGGCTACTGAAGTCATCCCTCAGCAGTCCTGCCTCATTTTCTGTGCCACCAAGAAGAACTGTGAGAATCTAGCTGGAATGATCTGCAAGTATTTAAATAA GGAGTTTCTGAAACACAGGGAGGCAGAGAAAGCCACTCTTCTGGGTGAACTGAAGAGCAGTGGGAATGGATCCTTGTGTCCTGTGCTACAGAAGACTGTGCCCTTTGGCCTGGCCTACCACCACAGTGGCCTGACCAGTGATGAGAGGAAGTTGGTGGAAGAGGCCTATTCCTCAGGAGTGCTCTGCCTCCTCACCTGCACCTCAACTCTCGCCGCTGGCATCAACCTTCCCGCACGCAG GGTGATTCTGCGGTCCCCATATGTAGCTGCAGAGTTTTTAAAGAGAAGTCAGTACAAACAGATGGTGGGCAGAGCAGGACGAGCAGGTATCGATGCCATGGGTGAGAGTATCCCAAACcataacaaaaaacatataacaaat GCCAAAAAACTACTGTCTGCACCAATGGAGAAATGTTACAGTAACCTGCTGCATGATGGAGGGAGGGGCCTCCTCAGTCTCGTCCTGTCACTCATCGGGCTAAAa ATAACTACAACTGTAGAACAAGTGAGGGATTTCATGAAAGGCACACTGCTTAGTGTGCAGGAGGCTCAGGTCAGTCCAGAGAGGAGTTTGTGGGATCTTACAGTCGAGTCCATAGAGACACTGAAGCAGAAGAGCCTCATTGAGGTCTCTGCTGATGTAAACAATCAAACCATTCTCCAAATCACCAGGCTTGGGagagcaacatttaa AGGTTCAGTAGACCTAAGCTGCTGTGATCTGCTTTACCGAGACTTATCAAAAGGGCTGGAGGGTTTACTCCTCAATAGTTTTCTTCACTTAGTTTATCTGATCACTCCATATGACATGGTGCATCAATGCAAGCCAGACTGGATGATCTACTTCAGGCAG TTTACAAATTTGTCAGCTGCCGAGCAGAAGATGGCCACTGCAGTCGGAGTGCCTGAAAGTTTTGTGGCTAGAATGGCAGCGGGACAGAGCGTTAGGAAG TCTATGGACATTTTGGTAGTGAATAGGTTGTATCTGGCTCTGGTGCTGTACTCCCTACTGAAGGAGACAAACCTGTGGAACGTATCTGATAGATTCCAGCTGACCAGAGGCTTCGTACAGACTCTTCTCAGCTCAGCTTCCGCATTTGGCTCTTCCGTGCTGCACTTCACTGAG GAGCTAGAGGAGTTTTGGGCCTATAAGGCTCTTCTCTCAGAGCTGACCCGTAGATTGACTTACTGTGTGCAGGCCGAGCTCATTCCACTCATGGAGGTGGCTGGAGTCATGGAG CATCGTGCTAAGCAGCTGTATAACGCTGGTTACAAGACACTTGCACATCTTGCCAATGCAGATCCACAAATTCTGGTCCAAACTATTGAAAACCTCTTCAAAAGACAAGCAAATCAAATTATTGCATCAGCAAAA ATGTTAATAAAAGAGAAAGCAGAGGCATTGCAGGAAGAGGTGGATGACCTGCTTATGCTGCCATCTGATCTCCCATCtttgtaa
- the LOC109083888 gene encoding heparanase-like, with protein sequence MKSAATASFTIVALALFGALYVGAKTVISVDDVQSIRVDLDLSHVARRVDERFLSVAIDASLITEEKFMNLLKQSIRYTILLTELLWTSPHLRIQCSEPNKTKHTAQIKNAELLLKYCESRQYVMSWELGNEPNSYEKKAGIRVDGYQLGQDFVHLHQILQQSAVYNSTGLYGPDVSQPRDHRRDLLTGFLETGAKAITACTWHHYYVNGRDTSLEDFLDPEVLDTLATKINEVLEIVESASPGKKVWLGETSSAYGGGAVGLSDTFVAGFMWLDKLGLAAKLGLDVVIRQVLIGSGTYHLVDDNLDPLPDYWLSLLYKRLVGPEVLKAEVNMNSGPKKPIRVYLHCTNRKSTHYRPGAVTLFALNLNKNEVTVILPDHMANSTIEAFVLQSAEAGEQSLYSRSVKLNGQVLRMVDDRTLPLLKGRELPPGEHIKLPGFSFAFYVLIEAQAAVCK encoded by the exons ATGAAGTCTGCGGCCACAGCAAGTTTCACGATTGTAGCTCTTGCTTTGTTTGGCGCATTGTATGTCGGAGCCAAAACAGTAATATCTGTTGATGATGTTCAGTCCATACGTGTTGACCTGGATCTGTCCCATGTGGCCCGACGGGTGGACGAAAGGTTTCTCTCTGTGGCCATAGATGCGAGTTTAATCACCGAGGAGAAGTTCATGAACCTACTGAA ACAGTCCATCCGATATACTATACTCCTAACCGAACTGCTCTGGACCTCACCTCATCTTCGAATTCAATGCTCcgaaccaaacaaaacaaaacacacagcacaaaTCAAAAATGCAGAACTGCTGCTGAAGTACTGTGAGTCCAGGCAGTATGTGATGTCCTGGGAGCTGGGGAATG AACCCAACAGTTATGAGAAAAAAGCTGGAATCAGAGTGGATGGGTACCAGCTCGGTCAGGATTTTGTCCATTTGCATCAAATCCTTCAGCAATCTGCGGTCTACAACTCAACAGGACTATATGGACCAGATGTCAGTCAGCCACGAGATCACCGCAGAGATTTGTTAACTGG GTTTTTGGAGACTGGAGCAAAGGCCATTACTGCATGCACCTGGCATCA CTATTATGTGAATGGCCGAGACACGTCTTTAGAAGATTTCCTTGACCCTGAAGTGCTTGATACTCTTGCAACAAAAATTAACGAGGTCCTTGAG ATTGTTGAATCTGCTTCTCCGGGGAAAAAAGTTTGGCTAGGAGAGACGAGCTCGGCATATGGTGGAGGTGCTGTTGGCCTCTCAGACACATTTGTAGCTGGTTTCAT GTGGCTGGACAAACTGGGACTTGCTGCCAAACTTGGTTTGGATGTCGTCATTAGACAGGTGTTAATTGGTTCTGGCACTTACCATTTAGTGGATGATAACCTAGATCCTCTTCCA GATTATTGGCTATCATTGCTATACAAAAGGCTTGTTGGCCCAGAGGttttaaaagcagaagttaatATGAATTCAGGACCAAAGAAACCAATACGGGTATACCTTCACTGCACCAACAGAAAAAG CACTCATTATAGACCAGGTGCTGTGACCTTATTTGCCTTAAACCTAAACAAAAATGAAGTCACTGTTATTCTGCCTGACCATATGGCCAACAGCACAATTGAAGCATTTGTGCTACAATCAGCTGAGGCTGGGGAACAGAGTCTTTATTCCAG GTCAGTCAAATTGAATGGACAAGTGCTGAGGATGGTGGATGACCGAACACTTCCTCTGCTGAAGGGACGTGAGCTGCCGCCTGGAGAACACATCAAGCTGCCTGGGTTCTCATTTGCATTCTATGTTCTGATTGAAGCACAAGCTGCAGTGTGCAAATGA
- the LOC109083894 gene encoding probetacellulin-like, with product MDRTRRFILGIITAVVLCKYSQAEWNTTKTPCNHHDNSSNCTDSNDEHKWSGYFSKCPKEYKHYCIHGVCRFVKEQNTPSCRCEAGYTGTRCEYLDLNYHVEERRKIIIACVVAGLVFLILLIIFICVCTHKRYKPCRRKKRTKQTSAEDEKLSSLNTREALAAPVDTSDTNVV from the exons ATGGACAGGACGCGCAGGTTCATTTTAGGAATAATAACAG CTGTTGTTCTATGCAAATACTCCCAGGCTGAATGGAATACCACAAAGACACCATGCAATCACCATGACAACAGCAGCAACTGCACAG ATTCAAATGATGAGCACAAATGGAGTGGGTATTTTTCTAAGTGTCCAAAAGAATACAAGCATTACTGTATCCATGGTGTTTGCCGTTTTGTAAAGGAGCAGAACACTCCTTCATGCAG atGTGAAGCAGGATATACTGGCACCAGGTGCGAATATCTTGATCTTAATTACCATGTAGAAGAACGAAGGAAAATAATCATTGCATGTGTGGTCGCAGGATTGGTCTTTCTGATTCTGCTCATCATCTTCATATGTGTCTGTACACA CAAACGATATAAACCATGTAGAAGAAAGAAGAGAAcaaagcaaacaagtgctgaagATGAGAAGCTCAGTTCACTAAACACACGTGAAGCTTTAGCTGCTCCGGTTGACACATCTGACACAAATGTTGTATGA